A genomic region of Brachyspira pilosicoli contains the following coding sequences:
- a CDS encoding diguanylate cyclase yields MHLDIINYIKADNVKIICKNTSFQDLVSISSKNPPKLFVVTNANKKIFGVITYNDIFPALASQVKKNNIDCLANQNISKFITKNYIKVPFNANTNDVFDMMMDKKLDYAVVVDDKDFPIGIVDIYTLYDIIIKLKIRNIKLSVDNIELESSIEKDRFIKELKKEIDILNEQSIIDHITNLYNIRYFYKVIEEEAERAKRYKYTISLIFMDLDHFKNVNDIYGHDCGNLVLHEIGRLLTSPSDNILRRSDISFRYGGEEFIIICPNTNKQEALIVGERIRKTIENKVFNYESQDIKITISIGISEYRHNSKISIFQCVKESDIAMYEAKHRGRNRVVVYDEIMSNKK; encoded by the coding sequence ATGCATCTTGATATCATAAATTACATTAAGGCTGATAATGTCAAAATAATATGCAAAAATACTTCTTTTCAAGATTTAGTTTCTATATCCTCTAAAAATCCTCCCAAGCTATTCGTTGTTACAAACGCAAATAAAAAAATTTTTGGTGTTATTACATATAATGATATATTCCCTGCCTTAGCATCACAAGTGAAAAAAAATAATATAGATTGTTTGGCTAATCAAAATATATCAAAGTTTATTACCAAAAATTATATAAAAGTGCCTTTTAATGCTAATACAAATGATGTATTTGATATGATGATGGATAAAAAACTTGATTATGCTGTTGTTGTTGATGATAAAGATTTTCCTATAGGTATAGTGGACATATATACCTTATACGATATAATTATTAAATTGAAAATAAGAAATATAAAGCTTAGTGTAGATAATATAGAACTTGAATCTTCTATAGAAAAAGATAGATTTATTAAAGAATTAAAAAAAGAAATAGATATATTAAATGAACAATCAATAATTGATCATATTACTAATTTGTATAATATAAGATATTTTTATAAGGTTATAGAAGAGGAAGCTGAGAGGGCTAAACGTTATAAATATACTATATCGCTTATATTTATGGATTTGGATCATTTTAAAAATGTCAATGATATATATGGGCATGATTGCGGAAATTTGGTATTGCATGAAATAGGAAGGCTATTAACTTCTCCATCTGATAACATTCTTAGAAGAAGTGATATCTCTTTTAGATATGGAGGAGAAGAGTTTATTATTATTTGTCCAAATACAAATAAACAAGAGGCGCTTATTGTAGGTGAAAGAATTCGTAAAACTATTGAAAATAAAGTTTTTAATTATGAATCTCAAGATATAAAAATTACTATAAGTATTGGTATATCAGAATATAGACACAATTCAAAGATTTCAATATTTCAATGTGTAAAAGAGTCAGATATAGCTATGTATGAGGCTAAACATCGCGGCAGAAATAGAGTTGTTGTTTATGATGAGATAATGTCAAATAAAAAATAG